One part of the Candidatus Saccharimonadales bacterium genome encodes these proteins:
- a CDS encoding AraC family transcriptional regulator: MSSLNFKTLKPTTSLSNFIDCIRIAEFTGDNPSPQINICPNGLPGIVFHANSIESLQTSQGVLTDLPELFLYGQVTELSKMTFKTSHFTTFQVLLKPFSLKSLFKINAAKLTNNFLDLKKFNNSPIVQLQSAKNNDQVIKILTDFLQNLSQSVQQDSEISQITDFIDSNLSQVSVADLTDTFNISERQLQKKFQQFIGLPPVQYIRIRRFNRAMQMMDSGEYELLSDIAFALDFHDQSHFIRDIKTFSGKTPKSITQKTTEFYHDQVGATFL; the protein is encoded by the coding sequence ATGAGTAGTCTGAATTTTAAAACTTTAAAACCGACGACTTCGTTAAGTAATTTTATAGACTGCATAAGAATTGCCGAGTTTACTGGCGATAATCCTAGCCCACAAATAAATATTTGTCCTAACGGGCTACCTGGGATCGTATTTCATGCAAATTCGATCGAATCACTGCAGACCAGTCAAGGCGTACTAACTGACTTGCCAGAACTTTTTTTATACGGTCAAGTAACCGAGCTTAGCAAAATGACCTTTAAAACAAGTCACTTTACGACTTTTCAGGTTTTACTAAAACCATTTAGTCTAAAATCACTATTTAAAATCAATGCCGCAAAGCTCACAAACAATTTTTTAGACTTAAAAAAGTTTAATAATTCACCGATTGTGCAATTGCAAAGTGCAAAAAATAATGATCAAGTTATAAAAATTTTGACTGATTTTTTGCAAAACCTCAGTCAAAGCGTTCAACAGGACAGCGAAATTTCGCAAATCACCGATTTTATCGATAGCAACTTAAGCCAAGTTTCAGTAGCGGATCTAACAGATACGTTTAATATTTCTGAGCGTCAACTACAAAAAAAGTTCCAACAGTTTATTGGATTGCCACCTGTTCAATACATTAGGATTCGCAGGTTCAATAGAGCCATGCAAATGATGGACTCAGGAGAATATGAACTGTTGTCGGATATTGCCTTCGCTTTGGACTTTCATGATCAATCCCATTTTATTCGAGACATAAAAACCTTTTCGGGGAAAACGCCCAAAAGCATTACGCAAAAAACCACCGAGTTTTATCACGACCAAGTCGGCGCTACATTTTTATAG
- a CDS encoding alpha/beta fold hydrolase, giving the protein MILGKLKKISLKKWLLFSGIGLVTLFVLFMFAGIWGASGQILSPQFLGLKKDLAFCPTDAQVIWGENCGNLRQTKQFAFSEVNIVTGDYSLPGWLIKTNDNSKGQAKGAILLVHSGGSDRREDTKHIGFFLNQGLDVLTFDMSCHGEAPCPGQGLTYGYRESQDIAAAYNLLAENHEKVYVMGSSMGATSVLAALPQLDNVSGVIAENPMFSFERLISEAPEAKSMPKWFSQMLINLVKLRGGFDDSRTPITGLSSRSDVPILFMHSKQDKIVNYTQTQELANTYQGPKTIWITETGNHSELWNADQKAFENTLENFIKL; this is encoded by the coding sequence ATGATATTAGGGAAACTTAAAAAAATCAGCCTTAAAAAATGGCTATTGTTTAGCGGAATAGGTCTAGTCACTTTGTTTGTTCTTTTTATGTTTGCAGGAATCTGGGGTGCGTCTGGCCAGATTTTGTCACCACAATTTTTAGGACTCAAAAAAGATCTAGCATTTTGTCCAACTGACGCTCAAGTAATTTGGGGTGAGAACTGCGGCAATCTGCGCCAAACAAAACAGTTTGCTTTTAGCGAAGTCAACATTGTGACCGGTGATTATAGCTTGCCTGGCTGGCTGATAAAAACCAACGACAACAGTAAAGGGCAGGCGAAAGGCGCAATCTTATTAGTTCACAGCGGCGGCAGCGATCGACGCGAAGACACGAAACATATTGGATTCTTTTTAAACCAAGGTTTGGATGTTTTAACATTTGACATGAGCTGCCACGGCGAAGCACCCTGCCCAGGCCAAGGTTTAACCTACGGATACCGCGAATCGCAAGATATTGCAGCCGCATATAATCTTTTGGCCGAAAATCACGAAAAGGTCTACGTAATGGGATCGTCGATGGGCGCAACGTCCGTTTTGGCTGCATTGCCGCAACTTGACAACGTGAGCGGCGTAATCGCTGAAAATCCAATGTTTAGTTTTGAGCGCTTAATTAGCGAGGCTCCAGAGGCGAAGTCAATGCCAAAGTGGTTTAGCCAGATGTTAATAAATTTGGTCAAGCTACGTGGAGGATTTGACGACAGCCGAACTCCAATCACGGGCTTATCGTCGCGATCAGATGTACCAATTTTGTTTATGCACAGCAAGCAGGATAAAATCGTAAACTACACCCAAACCCAAGAGCTTGCCAACACTTACCAAGGACCAAAAACTATTTGGATCACCGAAACTGGTAACCATTCCGAACTTTGGAATGCTGATCAAAAAGCCTTTGAAAACACTTTAGAAAATTTTATAAAACTGTAG
- a CDS encoding dihydrofolate reductase family protein has product MRKIVMFNRVTLDGFFAGTHDEIDWFVQDPEVDKTLHDKMNPDTVLFGGRTFEMFEDFWPHVAMDPNAHPGQKMMADELTNMTKIVFSKSLKNTDWANTEIHHDNLIEEIKKLKKGDGADIVIFGSGTIVQQLAEQGLIDEYFFVVTLVVLGAGKLLFDGVKRSGMKLLDTKSFNSGNVLLHYKKA; this is encoded by the coding sequence ATGCGTAAAATTGTAATGTTCAACCGGGTAACCTTAGATGGATTTTTTGCCGGGACCCACGACGAAATTGACTGGTTTGTTCAAGACCCAGAGGTAGACAAAACTCTGCACGACAAAATGAACCCCGACACAGTACTTTTTGGCGGTCGAACTTTTGAGATGTTTGAAGATTTTTGGCCGCATGTTGCAATGGACCCAAATGCTCACCCTGGCCAAAAAATGATGGCCGACGAACTAACGAACATGACTAAAATTGTGTTTTCTAAAAGCTTAAAAAATACCGATTGGGCAAACACCGAGATTCATCACGACAATTTGATCGAAGAAATTAAAAAGCTTAAAAAAGGTGACGGTGCAGATATTGTGATCTTTGGAAGTGGAACAATCGTACAGCAACTTGCCGAGCAGGGCTTGATTGACGAATACTTTTTTGTAGTAACCCTAGTAGTTTTAGGTGCTGGCAAACTTTTGTTCGACGGAGTAAAGAGGTCAGGTATGAAACTATTAGACACTAAAAGCTTTAATTCGGGCAACGTTTTGTTGCATTATAAAAAGGCCTAG
- a CDS encoding SRPBCC family protein — translation MRNVIKTQVAVPQAQLAKLLADPQNNPKWMVDLASFKPGSGKPGEIGSTYKLAFKSGDRIMEFDAKVTKRDLPNELKVEMKNPTVDLDAVARFTKISDSITEYTSDQTFTFKGLMGKIFGMLGSSSIKEQQKRDMLGFKEFAEKTYKRSQ, via the coding sequence ATGCGTAATGTTATAAAAACTCAGGTCGCAGTACCGCAAGCTCAATTGGCAAAATTATTGGCAGATCCGCAGAATAACCCAAAATGGATGGTTGATTTAGCAAGCTTTAAGCCAGGTAGTGGAAAACCTGGCGAGATTGGATCCACGTACAAATTGGCTTTCAAAAGCGGTGATAGGATTATGGAATTTGACGCTAAAGTCACAAAACGAGACCTACCAAACGAGCTGAAGGTTGAAATGAAAAATCCGACAGTTGATCTTGATGCAGTTGCGCGTTTTACTAAAATCTCGGATTCAATCACCGAATATACATCGGACCAAACATTTACCTTCAAAGGCCTTATGGGTAAAATTTTCGGAATGCTCGGTAGCTCATCTATAAAAGAGCAACAAAAACGCGACATGTTGGGTTTTAAAGAATTTGCCGAAAAAACCTACAAGAGGAGTCAATAG
- a CDS encoding DUF6790 family protein: MSDKIFGLILPGVFVLAWIMALSGSDAPGAIANETIAEGYIRWMLYFAGFVFASSFVMHSFFAKRTASSIGWKTNGFQYEISFVSLGLGLACFYATYHGLQAWIAVSIPIITFLFLAGLNHLREIFAKKNFAPNNTFILVWDFGMPVSLAVLLLTLI, translated from the coding sequence ATGAGTGATAAAATTTTTGGTTTGATTCTGCCGGGCGTTTTTGTGCTGGCATGGATTATGGCGCTTAGCGGATCAGATGCTCCTGGAGCAATTGCAAACGAAACTATTGCCGAAGGCTACATACGCTGGATGTTATATTTTGCTGGTTTTGTTTTTGCAAGTTCGTTTGTAATGCACTCGTTTTTTGCAAAACGTACAGCTAGCTCAATTGGCTGGAAAACTAACGGCTTTCAATACGAAATCTCTTTCGTGTCGCTGGGTTTAGGTTTGGCCTGTTTTTACGCTACGTATCACGGTTTGCAGGCGTGGATCGCAGTTTCCATCCCAATAATCACCTTTTTGTTTTTAGCTGGTCTAAATCATTTGCGTGAAATTTTTGCTAAAAAGAACTTCGCTCCAAATAATACCTTTATTTTAGTTTGGGATTTTGGAATGCCAGTTTCGCTTGCGGTGCTACTTTTAACGCTGATCTAG
- a CDS encoding TetR/AcrR family transcriptional regulator, whose translation MKSELTKQRIIEHSLELFVKNGYGSTTIRSLAKELNISTGLLFHYFPSKQALLETHLKIAMGGLRSALEILEQESSPIQAFDSIAKLTLEALEKSIPRNLYVLMNQPIRKEFLPKDFIKIRQQLLTKSADMIKLGQADGQIKQGDPLELALIFWGTIQGAAQILASQPELPVPSRDLIVNILKD comes from the coding sequence ATGAAGTCCGAACTAACTAAACAAAGAATAATTGAACACAGCCTAGAACTGTTTGTTAAAAACGGATATGGAAGTACTACTATTCGCAGCTTGGCCAAAGAACTAAACATAAGTACTGGACTTTTGTTTCATTACTTTCCAAGCAAACAAGCACTGCTTGAAACACATTTAAAAATTGCTATGGGCGGGCTCAGATCTGCACTAGAAATTCTGGAGCAAGAAAGTTCGCCAATTCAAGCTTTTGATTCTATTGCAAAATTAACACTCGAAGCTCTCGAAAAATCAATCCCACGAAATCTGTACGTCTTAATGAATCAGCCGATACGCAAAGAGTTTCTACCAAAGGACTTCATAAAAATCAGACAGCAGCTTCTAACAAAAAGTGCTGATATGATTAAACTTGGCCAGGCAGATGGGCAGATCAAACAAGGCGATCCGTTAGAACTCGCTTTGATTTTTTGGGGAACAATTCAGGGTGCGGCTCAAATCTTGGCGTCGCAGCCTGAACTACCAGTTCCTAGTCGTGACTTGATAGTAAATATCTTAAAAGACTAG
- a CDS encoding SDR family oxidoreductase: MHKDKIVVIYGGAGALGSTAARVFAREGAQVFLADHSQEKLDKVAGEITAAGGKVETAVVDVLDEKAVAVHAKSIAQKAGHIDIMFNAVGLMHDQGTQLADLSWEEFIRPVDGFLKAQFNTSKAAAPHMGGERQGVIINMSEPGSKLALAGILGHAVASSGKEVFTRVLAAELGPKNIRVVCVRPHAMSDAIAAGSYTKEVFKGMADSAGMTPEAFANSMAQGTLVNHLPTLSEVAETVSFLASDNARAITATTINMSGGFVTE, translated from the coding sequence ATGCACAAAGATAAAATTGTAGTTATATATGGTGGCGCAGGCGCGCTTGGCAGCACTGCTGCGCGAGTTTTTGCACGGGAAGGTGCGCAAGTTTTTTTAGCAGATCATAGTCAAGAGAAGCTAGATAAAGTCGCAGGTGAAATTACTGCCGCGGGCGGTAAAGTCGAGACTGCGGTGGTTGATGTTTTAGACGAAAAGGCGGTTGCGGTTCACGCAAAAAGCATCGCTCAAAAAGCGGGTCATATAGATATAATGTTTAATGCAGTTGGGCTTATGCATGATCAAGGCACCCAACTTGCAGACCTAAGCTGGGAAGAGTTTATTCGTCCGGTTGACGGCTTTTTGAAAGCTCAATTTAACACCAGTAAAGCTGCTGCTCCGCACATGGGCGGCGAACGGCAAGGTGTAATAATTAATATGTCTGAACCAGGTTCCAAGTTAGCGCTTGCGGGCATTTTAGGTCACGCAGTTGCCAGCTCTGGCAAAGAAGTGTTTACGCGTGTTCTTGCGGCCGAACTTGGTCCAAAAAATATTCGCGTGGTTTGTGTTCGTCCGCACGCAATGAGCGATGCAATCGCGGCAGGTTCTTACACTAAGGAAGTGTTTAAGGGTATGGCTGACTCGGCTGGAATGACACCCGAAGCTTTTGCGAACTCAATGGCTCAAGGTACATTGGTTAACCACTTGCCTACTTTGTCTGAAGTTGCAGAAACTGTGTCCTTTTTGGCGTCTGACAACGCACGAGCAATTACCGCTACAACAATTAACATGAGCGGCGGTTTTGTTACAGAATAA
- a CDS encoding SRPBCC domain-containing protein has translation MKNEIVKEIIVKAKRDKVYNAIADPKQIINWFPDAVEEAGFEPGERPFLRFGDFKTRIYIEAAKPFEYFAYRWVPGGVAVTGDVLKQTNTLVEFFIDETTDGTKVTLKESGFAKLPAESAKAALDMMQDGWTGMMGKLENTLNQG, from the coding sequence ATGAAGAACGAAATTGTTAAAGAAATTATTGTTAAAGCTAAGCGAGACAAAGTATACAACGCCATCGCAGATCCAAAACAAATCATCAACTGGTTCCCAGACGCTGTAGAAGAAGCCGGATTTGAGCCAGGCGAGCGCCCGTTTTTGCGCTTTGGTGATTTTAAAACCCGGATTTACATTGAAGCCGCTAAACCTTTTGAGTATTTTGCATACCGTTGGGTTCCAGGTGGAGTGGCGGTAACTGGCGACGTTTTAAAACAGACCAACACTTTGGTAGAGTTTTTCATTGATGAAACTACAGACGGCACGAAAGTTACATTAAAAGAATCCGGCTTTGCCAAATTGCCAGCCGAATCCGCAAAAGCTGCGCTCGATATGATGCAAGATGGCTGGACGGGCATGATGGGCAAACTAGAAAACACCTTAAATCAAGGATAA
- a CDS encoding helix-turn-helix domain-containing protein: protein MVAAQVFNALGDPTRLEIVQRLSNGTSYTITSVSEGLKISRQAIRKHLQVLADAKLIRLSHKGRDTQVELEKQTLEQAAAFIVQIEKQWDVRLDSLRNYVEKQ, encoded by the coding sequence ATGGTTGCCGCACAGGTATTTAATGCTTTGGGCGACCCGACCAGACTCGAGATTGTTCAACGACTGTCGAATGGTACATCGTACACAATTACGTCAGTTTCCGAGGGACTTAAAATAAGTCGGCAAGCGATCCGCAAGCATCTGCAGGTTCTTGCCGACGCCAAGCTTATAAGGCTTAGCCACAAGGGTCGCGATACTCAAGTTGAACTCGAGAAGCAAACACTCGAACAAGCCGCTGCGTTTATTGTGCAAATAGAGAAGCAGTGGGACGTACGACTAGACTCTCTACGCAATTATGTAGAGAAACAGTAA
- a CDS encoding MarR family winged helix-turn-helix transcriptional regulator, producing MNNGEDNIYWLLIQLANRARHDFARISEGVYGLTTAQMQTLCLLPADSAIPMNVLSCQMSCDASNVTGIADRLEAQGLVERKDDPNDRRIKMLSVTTKGRTLRQRILRDLSLAQPSGLTNLTAQEREQFLRLLDKALAPPSSS from the coding sequence ATGAATAACGGCGAAGACAACATCTATTGGCTTTTAATACAGCTAGCAAATCGTGCACGTCATGATTTTGCGCGTATTAGCGAGGGTGTCTATGGTCTTACTACTGCTCAAATGCAAACCCTTTGCTTGTTGCCAGCTGACAGCGCTATTCCCATGAACGTGCTTTCGTGCCAAATGTCTTGCGACGCCTCTAATGTTACAGGTATCGCCGATCGACTCGAAGCTCAAGGGTTAGTGGAGCGTAAAGATGATCCTAATGATAGGCGGATTAAAATGCTGAGTGTAACTACAAAAGGCCGTACTCTGCGGCAGCGAATTCTGCGTGACCTTTCATTAGCGCAACCGAGCGGTTTGACGAATTTGACCGCTCAAGAACGCGAACAGTTTTTAAGACTTTTAGATAAAGCTCTAGCTCCACCTAGTTCTAGCTAA
- a CDS encoding MFS transporter: MKEKPKMVLLLLALSQFLVVLDSAIINVALPAIKQALNFDTSSLQWVITAYILTFGGFLMLGGRTADLFGRRKVLVGGMIGFTALSLLLGLTQDSTTLIVLRALQGLTAAFMSPAALSILLTTFAKEEERNKALSIWSIVGSGGAAVGVFLGGLITQTLGWEWCFFVNVPVGIITILGILKYVPVDQKGTASKHLDLPGAVLITLGLMTLVFGLTQAPESGWFSSAVITPLVASAAMIALFIWNETRAKHPLIPLAIFKQRNITGANLVMLTFVAGGLGLFFFASLFVQNILNYSPILSGLCFLPIPILIGVVSTHAPKLIGRFGIKPLLIVGAGLVALAMFILSFLTAESSYWLHLLPAFVLMGVGMGLSFVSITISATAGVPPEQAGLASGLINTSNQVGAALGVAVLAVVASATANAGLAAGQAPVIATMHGYQQAFFWASIFLIIALIIASLVIQSPKNTKSSAPISTH; the protein is encoded by the coding sequence ATGAAAGAAAAACCTAAGATGGTCTTACTACTACTTGCGTTGTCGCAGTTTTTAGTAGTTCTAGACAGTGCAATCATAAACGTAGCGCTGCCGGCAATAAAACAGGCGCTTAATTTTGACACTAGTTCGTTACAGTGGGTGATTACAGCCTACATTCTGACCTTTGGTGGCTTTTTGATGCTCGGCGGTCGAACTGCCGACTTATTTGGCCGCCGCAAAGTACTGGTAGGTGGAATGATCGGCTTTACAGCCTTATCCCTGCTACTCGGCTTAACTCAGGACTCAACGACTCTAATTGTTCTGCGCGCTCTACAGGGTCTAACTGCAGCGTTTATGTCGCCGGCGGCCTTGTCGATCTTGCTGACAACTTTCGCCAAAGAAGAAGAGCGCAACAAAGCATTGAGCATTTGGAGCATAGTTGGATCGGGTGGCGCGGCAGTAGGCGTGTTTTTGGGCGGCCTAATCACACAAACCTTAGGCTGGGAATGGTGCTTCTTTGTCAATGTTCCAGTTGGAATTATTACGATCTTGGGTATTTTAAAATATGTCCCAGTCGATCAAAAAGGCACAGCCAGCAAGCATTTGGATTTACCAGGCGCAGTTTTAATTACGCTGGGTTTAATGACTTTGGTGTTTGGATTAACCCAGGCTCCAGAGTCAGGTTGGTTTAGCTCTGCCGTTATTACTCCATTAGTTGCGAGCGCAGCAATGATAGCACTATTTATCTGGAACGAAACTCGCGCTAAACACCCTCTAATCCCACTGGCCATTTTTAAGCAGCGCAACATCACGGGCGCAAACCTGGTTATGCTGACTTTTGTAGCTGGCGGCCTTGGATTGTTCTTTTTTGCTTCGCTTTTTGTGCAGAACATTTTAAACTATTCGCCAATTTTAAGCGGTTTGTGCTTTTTGCCGATTCCTATATTAATTGGCGTTGTTTCGACTCATGCTCCAAAGCTAATCGGCCGATTTGGAATTAAACCCTTGTTAATTGTTGGGGCTGGCCTGGTTGCCCTTGCAATGTTTATTTTAAGCTTCTTAACTGCCGAATCTTCATACTGGCTACATTTACTACCAGCTTTCGTTCTTATGGGAGTAGGTATGGGCTTGTCGTTTGTGTCCATAACGATTTCGGCAACCGCAGGAGTTCCTCCTGAACAGGCTGGACTCGCATCAGGTTTGATTAACACATCTAATCAGGTAGGCGCCGCCTTGGGCGTTGCGGTTTTGGCGGTTGTTGCGAGCGCCACGGCTAATGCAGGTTTAGCTGCTGGGCAAGCCCCAGTAATCGCCACGATGCACGGATACCAGCAAGCATTCTTTTGGGCCTCAATCTTTTTGATTATTGCTCTGATTATTGCTTCTCTGGTTATACAATCACCAAAGAATACAAAGTCTAGTGCGCCCATAAGCACTCACTAA
- a CDS encoding dihydrofolate reductase family protein, translating into MSKIILEITMSLDGFVAGPSISAEHPLGKGGERLHDWLFSAKTEVDEAVLATIHKNMGAVVVGGNTYVTAIDDAWGGKTPFEIPAFVATNKPINEQKDGFTYVTDGLEETIKRAVKAANGKDVWVMGGGGTIAACIEGGWYDEFYLHVAPVLLKNGLKLFDHLNDRQVDFKNLGVSQSPQATHMVLGKI; encoded by the coding sequence ATGAGCAAAATTATTCTTGAAATTACAATGTCACTCGACGGATTCGTTGCTGGGCCAAGCATTAGCGCTGAACACCCATTAGGCAAAGGCGGCGAACGACTACACGATTGGCTTTTTAGCGCCAAAACAGAAGTAGATGAAGCAGTACTTGCAACTATTCATAAAAATATGGGCGCGGTTGTAGTGGGCGGGAACACTTACGTGACTGCGATCGATGACGCTTGGGGTGGCAAAACACCTTTTGAAATTCCCGCATTCGTAGCAACTAACAAACCGATTAACGAACAAAAAGATGGTTTTACCTACGTTACTGATGGGCTTGAAGAAACTATTAAGCGGGCAGTAAAAGCTGCCAACGGCAAAGACGTTTGGGTTATGGGCGGCGGTGGAACAATCGCAGCCTGCATTGAAGGTGGCTGGTACGATGAATTTTATTTACACGTGGCGCCAGTTTTGTTAAAAAACGGTTTAAAGCTCTTTGATCACCTAAACGATCGGCAAGTAGATTTTAAAAATCTTGGGGTTAGCCAGAGTCCGCAGGCGACTCACATGGTTTTGGGTAAAATCTAG
- a CDS encoding cupin domain-containing protein codes for MKGFSQNIESLTQENTDFRRVLYTGKNMQLVLMSLGPSEEIGFEVHPDNDQFLRFESGDGKVMIDDTEYNVTDGVAVIVPAGAKHNVVNTSDTNALKLYTIYSPPHHKDGIVRQTKALAEANEEEFDGKTSE; via the coding sequence ATGAAAGGATTTTCCCAAAATATTGAAAGTCTAACTCAAGAAAACACTGATTTTCGTCGAGTTTTATATACAGGCAAAAACATGCAGCTTGTACTTATGAGCTTGGGTCCAAGCGAAGAAATCGGCTTCGAAGTTCACCCTGACAACGATCAGTTCTTAAGGTTTGAGTCCGGTGATGGCAAAGTTATGATAGATGACACAGAGTACAATGTCACTGACGGTGTTGCAGTTATTGTGCCAGCTGGCGCCAAACATAATGTTGTAAACACCTCCGACACGAACGCTCTTAAACTTTACACGATTTACTCACCGCCACACCATAAAGACGGAATAGTAAGACAAACCAAAGCACTTGCCGAAGCCAACGAAGAAGAATTTGACGGCAAAACTAGCGAATAA
- a CDS encoding VOC family protein: MSIKELIVALPTDDRAKAFEFYKSLGFKLARNPESNELPEPLELRLTSNTVLMLVPRDGFAFVTHGNQVAANGVSEVMQTFMVDEKATVDDMIAKAKKAGATIVIEPSQQFMGYAGQFKDLDGHLWMVVNQ; this comes from the coding sequence ATGAGCATTAAAGAATTAATCGTCGCTCTTCCCACGGATGATCGCGCTAAGGCGTTTGAGTTTTATAAATCACTAGGATTTAAGTTGGCACGCAACCCAGAAAGTAACGAGCTTCCCGAGCCGCTTGAATTGAGATTGACTAGTAATACAGTTCTTATGTTAGTTCCGCGCGATGGATTTGCATTTGTGACCCATGGAAATCAGGTGGCAGCGAACGGTGTGTCCGAAGTCATGCAAACTTTTATGGTGGATGAAAAGGCCACCGTTGACGATATGATTGCAAAAGCTAAAAAAGCTGGCGCTACGATTGTAATTGAACCGAGTCAGCAGTTTATGGGCTACGCCGGCCAATTTAAAGATCTTGACGGTCATCTGTGGATGGTGGTGAATCAGTAG
- a CDS encoding alpha/beta hydrolase, producing the protein MNFVTSKDGTKIAYEKVGSGSPLVLVGGGLCDRKTSSCGTPLAALLASNFTVYCYDRRGRGDSGGGNTEPYSVQCEIDDLKALVAKIGEPVYLYGMSSGGFLSMKAIAAGLAVNKLVVYEPPFSTQSDEINQWKRYVIDVKKHIAKRQYSEAATLFMKTAGMPSFMVKIIKLTPIWKKVVKLAPTLAYDAEIVKDRVLPTKDWLVNIPTTVIDGGKSPVSLRESAKKLAQILPQAAYLTLLGQTHNVNPKPLALAITNSLK; encoded by the coding sequence ATGAATTTTGTCACCTCAAAAGATGGCACAAAAATCGCCTACGAAAAAGTTGGGTCGGGCTCGCCACTTGTTCTGGTTGGCGGGGGGCTGTGTGACCGAAAAACAAGTTCATGCGGTACGCCGTTAGCGGCTTTGCTAGCCTCAAATTTTACGGTTTACTGCTATGACAGGCGCGGCCGTGGTGACAGTGGCGGCGGCAATACTGAGCCCTATTCGGTGCAATGTGAAATTGACGATCTTAAAGCACTTGTTGCGAAGATCGGTGAACCAGTATATCTTTACGGAATGTCTTCTGGCGGGTTTTTGTCGATGAAAGCTATTGCTGCAGGTCTTGCTGTTAATAAACTTGTTGTTTATGAGCCACCATTCAGTACTCAAAGCGATGAAATAAATCAGTGGAAGCGCTATGTTATAGATGTTAAAAAGCATATAGCTAAGAGACAATACTCCGAGGCGGCTACTTTATTTATGAAAACTGCCGGGATGCCAAGCTTTATGGTTAAGATCATCAAATTAACACCAATTTGGAAAAAAGTAGTTAAGCTGGCTCCGACTCTGGCCTATGACGCTGAAATTGTAAAGGATAGAGTTTTGCCAACAAAAGATTGGCTGGTTAATATTCCGACAACTGTTATCGATGGCGGTAAAAGCCCTGTTAGTTTGCGTGAATCGGCAAAAAAACTAGCGCAGATTTTACCCCAAGCGGCGTATTTAACTTTGCTGGGTCAAACTCACAACGTTAACCCTAAGCCACTAGCATTAGCGATAACAAACAGTTTAAAATAA